One Tessaracoccus lacteus DNA window includes the following coding sequences:
- a CDS encoding uroporphyrinogen-III synthase yields the protein MLAGTRVFLPRPEGALAEGIRAAGAEVVAHPVQHHRTVPADVALDGADWVAFTSAATLDALDQLGVLVPEGPRIAAVGASTAEALAARGIDVDLVPEGPSTAASLVEAFPSGHGTVVIPGSALSSATLADGLAAKGWRVTAVPVYTVEPVRQLPQTLLEEWRLGHFDVVVVTAGSIGRAVGGLLGWPEGVRVVAFGEPTARALAEQGVRVHAVAQTQDAAGVIEAISSLGES from the coding sequence GTGCTGGCCGGCACGCGAGTCTTCCTCCCGCGCCCCGAGGGCGCCCTCGCCGAGGGCATCCGGGCGGCCGGCGCGGAGGTCGTCGCCCACCCCGTCCAGCACCACCGCACGGTGCCGGCCGACGTCGCGCTCGACGGCGCCGACTGGGTCGCTTTCACGTCCGCCGCGACGCTGGACGCGCTCGATCAGCTCGGCGTCCTGGTGCCGGAGGGGCCACGCATCGCGGCGGTCGGAGCCTCCACCGCGGAAGCGCTCGCTGCCCGCGGCATCGACGTCGACCTCGTGCCCGAGGGGCCGTCGACCGCCGCCTCCCTCGTCGAGGCCTTCCCCTCCGGCCACGGCACCGTCGTGATCCCCGGCTCCGCGCTCAGCTCGGCGACGCTCGCTGACGGCCTTGCCGCCAAGGGATGGCGCGTGACCGCGGTGCCCGTCTACACCGTTGAGCCCGTGCGGCAGCTGCCGCAGACCCTGCTCGAGGAGTGGCGCCTCGGACACTTCGACGTCGTCGTCGTCACGGCCGGATCGATCGGTCGGGCGGTGGGCGGTCTGCTCGGCTGGCCCGAGGGGGTCCGCGTCGTGGCCTTCGGCGAACCCACCGCCCGGGCGCTGGCCGAGCAGGGCGTCCGGGTGCACGCCGTCGCACAGACCCAGGACGCCGCCGGCGTCATCGAAGCCATTTCCTCGTTGGGAGAGTCATGA
- the hemL gene encoding glutamate-1-semialdehyde 2,1-aminomutase: MNRDQELFERARRVIPGGVDSPVRAFGSVGGTPLFISRAEGAYVFDENGDRYVDLVCSWGPALLGHAHPEVVAAVREAAVRGLSFGAPTLAEVELAEAVRARVPAAEQVRFVSTGTEATMTAVRLARGATGRDAIVKFAGCYHGHSDALLAAAGSGVATQGLPGSAGVTQAAARDTIVVDYNDLDALERVFAEAGDRIAAVITEAAPCNMGVVAPAPGFNAALRDLTSRHGALLIVDEVLTGFRVHGGGWLGLEGNAYAPDLVTFGKVVGGGMPLAALGGRADLMQLLAPVGPVYQAGTLSGNPLATAAGLATLRLADRGIYGHVDDRSTQLQLAVGEALTAAGVPHVVQNAGNLFSVFFRDGEVSTYDDAKAQDQAAFARFFHAMLDQKVALPPSAFEAWFLSAAHDDKAMDQIVSALPAAARAAAGS, translated from the coding sequence GTGAACCGCGACCAGGAACTCTTCGAGCGCGCCCGCCGCGTGATCCCGGGCGGCGTCGACTCGCCCGTCAGGGCCTTCGGGTCGGTCGGCGGTACCCCGCTGTTCATCTCCCGCGCCGAGGGTGCGTACGTCTTCGACGAGAACGGCGACCGCTACGTCGACCTTGTCTGCTCGTGGGGGCCGGCGCTGCTGGGTCACGCGCACCCCGAGGTCGTCGCGGCCGTCCGCGAGGCCGCCGTGAGGGGCCTGTCCTTCGGCGCCCCGACCTTGGCCGAGGTCGAGCTCGCCGAAGCCGTGCGCGCGAGGGTGCCCGCCGCCGAGCAGGTCCGTTTCGTGTCGACAGGCACCGAGGCCACCATGACCGCGGTCCGGCTGGCCCGCGGCGCCACGGGCCGCGACGCCATCGTCAAGTTCGCCGGCTGCTACCACGGACACTCCGACGCGCTGCTCGCCGCCGCCGGGTCCGGCGTCGCCACGCAGGGCCTGCCCGGCTCCGCCGGCGTCACGCAGGCAGCCGCCCGCGACACCATCGTCGTCGACTACAACGACCTGGACGCGCTGGAGCGGGTCTTCGCCGAGGCGGGCGACCGGATCGCGGCCGTCATCACCGAGGCCGCCCCCTGCAACATGGGCGTCGTCGCGCCCGCGCCGGGCTTCAACGCTGCCCTGCGTGACCTGACCAGCCGCCACGGCGCGCTCCTGATCGTCGACGAGGTCCTCACCGGCTTCCGCGTCCACGGGGGCGGCTGGCTCGGGCTCGAGGGCAACGCGTACGCGCCCGACCTCGTGACGTTCGGCAAGGTCGTCGGCGGCGGCATGCCGCTGGCCGCGCTCGGCGGCCGGGCCGACCTCATGCAGCTGCTCGCCCCCGTCGGGCCCGTCTACCAGGCCGGCACGCTGTCGGGGAACCCGCTGGCCACCGCCGCCGGCCTCGCGACGCTCCGGCTGGCCGACCGCGGCATCTACGGCCACGTCGACGACCGCTCGACCCAGCTGCAACTCGCCGTCGGCGAGGCGCTGACCGCCGCGGGGGTGCCGCACGTCGTGCAGAACGCCGGGAACCTGTTCTCCGTCTTCTTCCGCGACGGGGAGGTCTCCACCTACGACGACGCCAAGGCGCAGGACCAGGCGGCGTTCGCCCGGTTCTTCCACGCCATGCTCGACCAGAAGGTGGCCCTGCCGCCGTCGGCGTTCGAGGCCTGGTTCCTGTCCGCAGCCCACGATGACAAGGCCATGGACCAGATCGTCTCCGCACTTCCGGCAGCGGCACGCGCCGCGGCGGGTTCATGA
- the hemB gene encoding porphobilinogen synthase: MITVRPRRLRTTPAMRRLVREVNPRPSQLVLPMFVGESGADISSMPGVRRHDLDGLRRAAVDAVEAGVGGLMLFGVPDEADKDDRGTQAWAADGILQRGLSALREAVGDDTVIMADTCLDEFTTHGHCGFLTPDGRVDNDPTLAAYVSMAIAQAAAGAHVVAPSGMMDGQVEAIRAGLDGEGFEDVAILAYAAKYASAFYGPFREAVDSTLTGDRKTYQQDPANRREGLREAELDLAEAADMVMVKPAGYYLDVLADVAEISDVPVAAYQVSGEYAMIEAAAANGWIDRQRAIDESVTAIVRAGADIVLTYWAKELAGWWK; this comes from the coding sequence ATGATCACCGTCCGTCCGAGAAGGCTGCGCACCACGCCCGCCATGCGGCGTCTCGTGCGCGAGGTCAACCCGCGCCCCTCGCAGCTCGTGCTGCCGATGTTCGTCGGCGAGTCCGGCGCCGACATCTCCTCGATGCCCGGCGTGCGGCGCCACGACCTCGACGGGCTCAGGCGGGCCGCCGTCGACGCTGTCGAGGCCGGCGTCGGCGGGCTGATGCTGTTCGGTGTGCCGGACGAGGCGGACAAGGACGACCGCGGAACTCAGGCGTGGGCCGCTGACGGCATCCTGCAGCGCGGGCTCAGCGCCCTGCGCGAGGCGGTCGGCGACGACACCGTCATCATGGCCGACACCTGCCTGGACGAGTTCACCACGCACGGCCACTGCGGCTTTCTCACGCCCGACGGCCGCGTCGACAACGACCCGACGCTCGCAGCCTACGTCTCGATGGCCATTGCACAGGCCGCCGCCGGCGCGCACGTCGTCGCCCCCTCGGGGATGATGGACGGTCAGGTCGAGGCCATCCGCGCAGGCCTGGACGGCGAGGGCTTCGAGGACGTCGCGATCCTTGCGTACGCGGCCAAGTACGCATCTGCCTTCTATGGCCCCTTCCGGGAGGCCGTCGACTCCACGCTCACGGGCGACCGGAAGACGTACCAGCAGGACCCCGCGAACCGGCGAGAGGGCCTGCGTGAGGCCGAGCTCGACCTCGCGGAGGCCGCCGACATGGTCATGGTCAAGCCGGCCGGCTACTACCTGGACGTCCTGGCCGACGTCGCCGAGATCTCCGACGTGCCGGTGGCCGCCTACCAGGTGTCGGGGGAGTACGCGATGATCGAGGCCGCGGCCGCCAACGGCTGGATCGACCGTCAGCGGGCGATCGACGAGTCCGTGACCGCGATCGTGCGGGCCGGCGCGGACATCGTGCTGACCTACTGGGCCAAGGAACTCGCAGGATGGTGGAAGTGA